The following are from one region of the Candidatus Zixiibacteriota bacterium genome:
- a CDS encoding metal ABC transporter permease: MWPFLASLVLVGIHVYFGLHVIKRGIIFVDLSLAQVAAFGVTLALLLGFGHDSLVSYAFALGFALLGGIVFTFTRDIEGKVPQEAIIGIVYAVSSAAAILAVSHAPEGAEHIRYLLVGSLLTVTPAAIGKTAAIYAAVGLFHWIARGEFLALTFSREKSTMASRWWDFLFYASFAIVVTSSVKICGVLLVFIFLVVPSVFAALVTERIGLRLVCGWLFGFVGSALGIVLSFWLDTPTGATIVVAFGALLSLYAIVRHLMK; the protein is encoded by the coding sequence ATGTGGCCATTTCTGGCTTCCTTGGTGCTCGTGGGCATACACGTGTATTTCGGGCTGCATGTGATCAAAAGGGGAATCATCTTCGTTGATCTGTCACTGGCGCAGGTAGCCGCCTTCGGTGTAACCCTTGCCTTGCTTCTCGGCTTTGGACATGACAGCTTAGTCTCGTATGCGTTCGCTCTCGGATTCGCATTGCTCGGTGGGATCGTATTCACCTTCACCCGCGATATCGAAGGGAAAGTGCCACAAGAAGCGATCATTGGCATTGTCTATGCCGTAAGCTCAGCGGCGGCAATTCTGGCTGTCAGTCATGCCCCAGAGGGCGCCGAACACATTCGTTATCTCCTGGTTGGCAGCCTGCTCACGGTCACCCCAGCAGCGATCGGCAAGACAGCAGCGATCTACGCCGCCGTCGGTCTGTTCCACTGGATAGCTCGGGGCGAGTTTCTTGCATTGACCTTTAGCAGAGAAAAGAGCACCATGGCATCCAGGTGGTGGGACTTCCTGTTTTACGCTTCGTTCGCCATCGTAGTGACTTCGTCGGTTAAGATCTGCGGTGTGTTGCTTGTCTTCATTTTCCTGGTAGTGCCGTCGGTTTTTGCCGCTCTCGTCACTGAAAGAATCGGGCTTCGGCTTGTGTGCGGCTGGCTGTTCGGCTTTGTTGGTTCAGCTTTAGGGATAGTGCTGTCATTCTGGCTCGATACACCGACTGGGGCAACAATCGTCGTTGCGTTTGGTGCCTTGTTGTCGCTGTATGCAATCGTGCGGCACCTTATGAAGTGA
- a CDS encoding CGGC domain-containing protein, producing the protein MSRIAVLYCKRVKDHSCIACAKCYKGMAEKNGEFARYEEIELVAMTDCGDCPGLAFPRVKLLSEITQSLDRPIETLHLGTCMKLAMKTADCPIDFDDLKIILEQKFGIEVVLGTHSY; encoded by the coding sequence ATGTCAAGAATCGCAGTACTCTACTGCAAACGTGTGAAGGATCATTCCTGCATCGCCTGTGCGAAATGCTACAAAGGAATGGCGGAGAAGAACGGGGAGTTCGCCCGTTACGAAGAGATCGAGTTAGTTGCTATGACCGATTGCGGAGACTGCCCGGGTCTTGCGTTTCCGAGGGTCAAGCTACTGAGTGAAATCACTCAAAGTCTCGACAGGCCAATCGAGACTCTTCATCTTGGAACCTGCATGAAGCTGGCAATGAAGACGGCCGACTGTCCGATTGACTTCGATGATCTCAAAATAATCTTGGAACAGAAGTTTGGCATAGAGGTAGTTCTCGGAACACATTCCTACTAA
- a CDS encoding class I SAM-dependent methyltransferase, whose product MFARILSRWIDHIVGAGPLRPFFQNPRRILRNYVKPGMTVLDIGCGGGFFSLGMARMVRENGGVICVDLQADAIKNLEMQATKAGLLKRMNTRVCSDYSLNIDDMAGQVDFTLAFYVVHHAADAARLMTEVHSALKQGGKLMIVEPRHHASADECISVETTAQQAGFSVVDHPKLIRDWAVLLVKN is encoded by the coding sequence ATGTTTGCCAGAATCTTATCGAGGTGGATTGACCACATCGTGGGAGCTGGGCCTCTGAGGCCGTTCTTTCAGAATCCTCGGAGAATCCTGCGCAATTATGTGAAGCCGGGCATGACGGTACTTGACATTGGCTGCGGTGGGGGGTTTTTCAGTCTTGGGATGGCCAGGATGGTTAGGGAGAATGGGGGAGTCATCTGTGTCGATCTTCAAGCCGATGCAATCAAGAACCTGGAAATGCAGGCGACCAAAGCAGGGCTGTTGAAACGAATGAACACGCGAGTTTGTAGTGATTACAGCTTAAACATCGACGATATGGCGGGTCAGGTTGATTTCACGTTGGCTTTTTATGTGGTGCACCATGCAGCTGATGCTGCCAGGCTTATGACCGAAGTGCACAGCGCGCTTAAACAAGGTGGCAAGCTTATGATTGTGGAGCCCAGACATCATGCCTCGGCAGATGAATGCATATCTGTTGAAACCACCGCGCAGCAAGCTGGATTCTCAGTAGTTGACCATCCGAAGCTGATACGCGACTGGGCGGTCTTACTTGTAAAGAATTGA
- a CDS encoding methyltransferase domain-containing protein encodes MSKDTPYQIDRDAIRANLNKYTRQAYAMLPELDEPRILDIGCGSGVPTIELARLSNGEIIGLDIDKTELDKLAGKLESQRLTDRIRIVECSIAKLDFPNGSFDIIWAEGSVSAIGFRKGLEEWRRFLKPNGFLVVHDDIRNIEKKLDQVSICGYELLGRFILSDEVWWNEYYAPLDRRIEELRNQHVDDPNLLTLLEKEQKEINVFKKNPRRYQSVFIVMRKGRRVRQQLRADA; translated from the coding sequence ATGAGCAAGGACACCCCGTACCAGATAGACAGAGATGCCATCAGAGCCAATCTGAACAAGTACACGAGGCAGGCATACGCTATGCTCCCGGAGTTGGATGAGCCCCGTATTCTGGATATAGGGTGCGGTTCCGGCGTACCGACTATTGAGTTGGCAAGATTGAGCAATGGCGAGATAATCGGATTGGACATTGATAAGACCGAATTGGATAAACTTGCGGGAAAGCTCGAATCGCAGAGACTTACGGACAGAATCAGAATCGTGGAATGCTCAATAGCGAAGTTGGATTTTCCGAACGGGAGTTTCGATATTATCTGGGCGGAAGGATCAGTATCAGCAATCGGCTTCAGAAAGGGGCTTGAAGAATGGCGGCGGTTCCTTAAGCCGAATGGGTTTCTGGTCGTGCATGACGATATACGGAATATCGAGAAGAAACTTGACCAAGTCTCCATCTGTGGCTACGAATTGCTTGGGCGTTTCATATTGTCTGATGAGGTGTGGTGGAATGAGTACTACGCTCCACTGGACAGGCGAATCGAGGAGTTACGCAATCAACATGTTGATGATCCGAACCTATTGACGCTCCTTGAGAAGGAACAAAAGGAAATCAACGTGTTCAAGAAGAACCCTCGGCGTTATCAGTCAGTATTTATAGTCATGAGAAAAGGACGAAGAGTCCGACAGCAGCTGAGAGCAGATGCATAG